The Cupriavidus necator N-1 DNA window ACCGCGATGCGCTGGAAGCGGCGCTCTCCGACGACCGCGCCGCCGAGGCTGAAAGCCAGGCCTCGCGCCTGATCCTGGCCACCTCGATCGCCCGCAACTACGCCCGCCTGGCGGCGCTGTACGCCCAGCGCGACGTGGCCGAGCGCGCCATCGCCCAGCGCGGCGACCTGACCGAGCTGTCACGCCAGCGCCTGGCCGCCGGCCTCGACACCCAGGTCGAGACCACGCAGGCGCGCGGCACGGTGGCTGCTTCGCGCACCGACCTGCAGCGCGTGGACGAGGAAATCGCCCTGGCGCGCAACCAGCTTGCAGCGCTGCTGGGCAAGGGCCCGGACCGGGGGCTGCAGATCCAGCCGCCGGTGCTGCTGGCGCAGGCCACGCCGACGCTGCCCGACAACCTGACCATCGGCCTGCTGGGCCGCCGGCCGGACCTGGTGGCGGCACGCTGGCGCGTGGAGGCGGCGTCCAAGGACATCAATGTCGCCAAGAAGGAGTTCCTGCCTGACGTCAGCCTGACCGCCTTTGCCGGGCTTGCCGCGCTGGATCCGTCCAACCTGCTGATGAGCGTCAGCCGCACCTTCGGCATCGGCCCGACTATCCGCCTGCCGATCTTCGAAGGCGGCAAGCTGCGCGCCAACCTGAAGGGCAAGTACGCCGGCTACGACATCGCCGTGGCCAACTACAACCAGGCCCTGGTCGATGCGCTGCGCGAGACCGCCGACACCATGACCAGCATCCGCAGCGTCGACAAGCAGATCCAGACCCAGCGCGAAGCCCTGGACCTGGCCGAGCACGCCTATGCATTGGCCACCACCCGCTACAAGGCCGGCCTGGGCACGCAACTGACCGTGCTGAACGCCGAAAGCAACGTGCTGCAGCAGCGCCGCCTGGCGACCGACCTGCAGGCACGGCGGCTGGACCTGCAGATGGGCCTGATGAAGGCGCTCGGCGGGGGCTACCAGGAGCCTGCGGAAGGCCACGAGAGCGCCGGCCACGACCCGGCGCAGCAACAGCACAACACCCAGGCGGGCGCTCGCGGCTGATCCGCGCACCCGGTGATCGAACACAAGATTATTCAGAAGACATCATGAGCAACAACCAGCAAGCGGCCGGCCCCAACACCCCCCAGCACCCTGCCCAGCAAGCGCCGGCCAGCACCAACAACAACGGCAAGCGCAAGCGCATGCTGCTGTCGCTGACTGCGGCAATCGTGGTCGCCGGCATCGGCTATGGCGTTTACTGGGGCATGTACGCCCGCCACTTTGAAAACACCGACGACGCCTATGTCGCCGGCAACGTGGTCCAGGTCACGCCGCTGGTGGGCGGCACCGTGGTGTCGATCGCCGCCGACGACACGCAACTGGTCACCGCCGGCCAGCCGCTGATCCAGCTTGACCGCGCCGATTCGCAAGTGGCGCTGGAACAGGCCGAAGCCCAGCTGGCCCAGGCCGTGCGCGAAGTGCGCACGCTGTACGTCAACAACGGCTCGCTCGCCGCCAACGTGGCGCTGCGCGAAGCCGACGTGGCCAAGGCCCGCGACGACCTGCGCCGCCGCCAGGCCATCGCCGGCTCGGGCGCGGTCTCGAATGAAGAGATCTCGCACGCGCAGTCCGCGCTCAAGGGTGCGGAGTCGGCGCTGCTGGCCGCGCGCGAGCAACTGGCGTCGAACAAGGTGCTGACCGACCAAACCACGGTGGAGAAGCACCCCAACGTGCAGCGCGCCGCCGCCAACCTGCGCTCGGCCTACCTGTCGTTCGCGCGCTCGGCCATGCCGGCGCCGGTGACCGGCTATGTTGCCAAGCGCTCGGTTCAGGTCGGCCAGCGCGTGGCCGCCGGCGCGCCGCTGATGGCCGTGGTGCCGCTGGACCAGGTCTGGGTCGACGCCAACTTCAAGGAAGTGCAGATCACGCATATGCGCATCGGCCAGCCCGTGACGCTGGAAGCCGACGTGTACGGCTCCAAGGTGGAATACCAGGGCAAGGTCGCCGGCTTCTCGGCCGGCACCGGCTCGGCTTTCTCGCTGCTGCCGGCGCAGAACGCCACCGGCAACTGGATCAAGGTGGTGCAGCGCCTGCCGGTGCGCATCGCGCTTGACCCGCAGCAGCTCAAGGACCACCCGCTGCGCGTGGGCCTGTCGATGACAGTCAAGGTCGACGTGCGCCGCGAGGAAGGCGCCGCCATGGCCGCCGCCGCGCCGGCCAAGCCGATGCAGACCGATGTCTATGAAAAGGTAGCGCAGGACGCCGACCAGCTGATCGCGCACATCATCGCCGCCAACAACGGCGGCCGCAGCACCGGCCTGCCCTCGGCCAGCGCCGCCAACGCCAAGCCCGCCAACACCTGATCATGGCCAACTCCCCCACCGCCGCGCAGTCCGACGGCAGCCAGGCGCCGGCGCGGCCGGTCCCGCCACTGGCGTCGCAGCAGCCGCGGCCGCTGACCGGCGGCAAGCTGGTGGTCGGCACCATCGCGCTGTCGCTGGCCACGTTCATGAACGTGCTGGACTCGTCGATCGCCAACGTGTCGATCCCGGCGATTTCAGGCGACCTGGGCGTCGCGCCCAACCAGGGCACATGGGTCATCACCTCGTTCGCGGTGGCCAATGCGATCTCGGTGCCGCTGACCGGCTGGCTGACCACGCGCTTCGGCGCGGTGCGGCTGTTCATCACCTCGATCCTGCTGTTCGTGCTGGCATCGTGGCTGTGCGGCGTCGCGCCCAACCTCGAGACGCTGCTGGCCGCACGGGTCCTGCAGGGCGCGGTGGCCGGGCCGATGATCCCGCTGTCGCAGTCGCTGCTGCTGTCGAGCTATCCGCCGCAGAAGAGCACCATGGCGCTGGCACTGTGGGGCATGACCACGCTGGTGGCGCCGATCATGGGGCCGCTGCTGGGCGGCTGGATCTCCGACAACATGACCTGGCCGTGGATCTTCTACATCAACGTGCCGGTGGGCATCATCACGGCCTATGTCACCTGGGCCATCTACAAGGACCGCGAGACCCCGACCAAGGTACTGCCGATCGACCGCATCGGCCTGGCGCTGCTGGTGATCTGGGTCGGCTCGATGCAGCTGATGCTCGACAAGGGCAAGGAGCTGGACTGGTTCCACTCGACCGAGATCGTGGTGCTGACACTGGTGGCAATTGTCGGCTTCCTCTTCTTCCTGGCATGGGAAACCTATGAGAAGCACCCCGTCGTCGACATCAGCCTGTTCAAGGGCCGCAACTTCAGCTCCGGCGTGGTGGCGATCTCGGTGGCGTACGGGCTGTTCTTCGGCAACCTGGTGATCCTGCCGCTGTGGCTGCAGACCATCGTCGGCTATACCGCGACGGATGCGGGCATCGTGATGGCGCCGGTCGGGATCTTCGCGATCCTGCTGTCACCGGTGATCGGGCGCAACCTGCCGAAGATGGACGCGCGCTGGGTCGCCACCGCGGCCTTCATCACCTTCGGCATCGTCAGCCTGATGCGCTCGGGCTTCACCACGCAGGTGGATACCTGGACGCTGATGGTGCCCACGCTGATCCAGGGCGCGGCGATGGCGATGTTCTTCATCCCGCTGACGTCGATCATCCTGTCGGGCCAGCCGCCCGAGAAGATCCCGGCGGCCTCGGGCCTGTCGAACTTCGTGCGGATCACCTTCGGCGGCATCGGCGCCTCGATCTCGACCACCGTATGGGAAAACCGCTCGGCCCTGCACCACGCGCAGCTGGTGGAACAGGTCAACCCGTACAACTCGGCCTACCACGACCAGCTCAGCCACCTGATGCAGATGGGCATGAGCCAGGCCCAGGCAATGGGCGTGATCGAGCGCAACATCTCCCAGCAGGCTGCCATGCTCGGCGCCAACGATATCTTCTGGATCTCGGGGATGCTGTTCTTCGTGCTGATCGGCTTTGTCTGGCTGACGCGGCCGGCCAAGGGCGGTGGCGGGTCGGCTGATGCGATGGCGGCGCACTGACCCGACCTCTCCGGTTTTCAAGACTTGGCCCCTGATCGGGGCCATTTTTTTTGCTTCGCCGCCGGGTTGCTGCGCCGGGAATGCCCCCCTTGTGTTCCTGTCTTCGTGCTTCTATTATTTGTAAACCGAATTACGGAACCTACGTTCCGAAAACCGGAACCAAACAGGTAATAGAGATACGGAGCGTGGAGTGGCGGAGTGAGCATTCTTGAAGGCGTGGAAAGCGTGCTGGACCTGTTCGGGCATCACCGGCACGAGATCACTTTCAACGATGTCCTGGACGAACTGGGCCTTGCCAAGAGTTCGGCCTCGCGCCTGCTCGCCCAGATGGTGCGCTATCGCCTGCTGGAACTGCAGCCGTCCACGCGGCGCTACCGCCCTGGCGCGCTGCTGATCCGCGCAGCGCAGGCCGCTGCACAGGCGCATCCCTTCGACGAGCAATGCCGCGAGATCCTGGCCACGCTGTCCGAAGCCACCGGCTTCACCGCCTATCTGTCGATGCTGGACGGCACCGACACCGTCGTGCTGCAACGCCTGAACGGCAGCAACCCGGTGCAGGTGCTGTCGCCGCCCGGCGCACGCCGGCCGGCATTCACCACGGCGATGGGCCGGGTGCTGCTGTCGCGCCTGCCCGAGCCTGAATTCAGCGCGCGCTATGGCGCCGCCGGCGCCCGCAAGCTGCCGGATGCACCCGCCGGCTGTCCTGCCACGGTTGCCGAGCTGCGCGAACGCGTGGCGACGGCCGGCGCCGAGCGCAGCGCCATCGCCGTGAACGAAGGCATGCCGGGCATCGGCGCCGTGGCCACCACGCTGGCAGACCCGCTCTCAGGCGACGTGCGCGGACTGTGCCTGTCTTTCACCGCGATGCAGGTCAGCCAGGCCCAGGCCCAGGCGCTGCGCGCGACGCTGGTGCAGGCCGTGGCACCCGTGGGACAGCGCATCGGCGACCCACTGTGGCTCGACGCCGCCTCACTTATCTAGACTTTGCCGCAACGACCCATGGAACTCCTGTTACTCAGCAACTCCAGCAGCGACGCCGGCTACCTGGTCCACGCCCAGGCAGCGATCCGCGACCTGGCCGCCAGCCGCAAGACTGCCTGCTTTATCCCGTTCGCCGGCGTCACGCGCGACTGGGACACCTACGAGACGCTGGTCCGCGACGCCTTCGCGCCGGTCGGCATCGCGGTGCAATCACTGCACCGTCTGGCCGAGCCGGCGGCTGCCGTGCGCGCCATCGAGGCGGCCGAACTGATCGTCGTTGGCGGCGGCAACACGTTCCGCTTGCTGCAGTGCCTGCGCGAGCGCGGCTTGCTGGCGCCGATCTCGGCGCAGGTACGATCCGGTGCGGCGCGCTATATCGGCTGGAGCGCAGGCGCCAACCTGGCCTGCCCGACCATTCGCACCACCAACGACATGCCGGTGGCTGATCCAGGCGGCCTGGACGCCCTGGCGCTAGTCCCCTTCCAGATCAACCCGCACTACTTCAATCTGGTCGTGCCCGGCTTCCGCGGCGAAACGCGCGACCAGCGCCTGGCCGAATTCACCGTGCTGCAGCCCGACATGCCGGTGCTGGGCCTGCCCGAAGGCAACTGGGTACGGGTCTCGGACGATCGCCTCGAAATGGGCGGCGCCCATGCCGCGCGATGGTTCAGGGGCGCGGACATTGCCGACGTGCAGCCCGGCGCGCTGTCGCTGCCGCGCTGAATTTGCTGGCCTGAGCCCCAGCGTACGGAACCCCACCCCAGCCCCAGGAAGTCAAGCAAGATGTCTATCAAGCAGGTTATTGAATCGATCGAGCTGCTGTCGGCAGCGAATGTCGACGGCGCAGCTGTCGCCTCACTGCTGCGCTCGCGCGGCCTGGACGATGTCACCGTCACGCGCGTGGAAGAGAACGGCCTCTACACCGATTTCCTCGCCTGCACGGTACCCGGACAGAACCCGGATGCACCCGCGCTTGGCGTAGTGGGCCGGCTGGGCGGCGTCGGCGCGCGCCCGGCCGTGACGGGCCTGGTGTCCGATGCCGACGGCGCCATCGTGGCCGTCGCCAGCGCCCTGAAGCTGGCCGACATGGCCGCCACCGGCGACGTGTTGGCCGGGCCGGTGCGCATCCACACCCATATCTGCCCGCACGCCGCCACGCGGCCGCACCATCCGGTGCCGATGATGAAATCGCCCTTTGCGATGCGCACGATGATGTCGCATGAGGTGCACCCGCGGATGGCGGCGATCCTGTCGGTCGACACCACGCGCGGCAACCGCTTCGTCAACCGCCGCGGCGTGGCGCTGACACCCGTGGCCAAGGAAGGCTGGCTGCTGCGCCTGCCGGAACGGATGCTGGACCTGATGGGATGGGTCAGCGGCGAACTGCCGATGGTGTTGCCGTTGACCACCCAGGACATCACGCCGTATGAGAACGGCCTGTGGCATGTCAACTCGATCATGCAGCCGGCCATCGTGACCCCTGCCCCGGTCGTGGGCGTGGCGCTGACCGCGCAGACCACTGTGCCAGGCTGCGCGACCGGCGTCACCAACGCCTTCGACATCGACGTGGCGACGCGCTTCTGCATCGAGGTGGCGAAGCAGTTCGGCCAGGGCCAATGCGACTTCTACGACGCGGCCGAGTGGGCCGAGCTGCAGCGCCGCTATGGCTCGCTGGCCCATCTGCAGACCGTGGGCACCGAGGCATGAACACGCCTGCCGCACGCCAGCCACGCGTGGCCTTCGTCACCATCGGGCAGGCGCCCAGGACAGATGTGGTCCCGCAGATGATTGCCGACCTGGGCTTGCCGGCCACGGTGGAAGAGTTCGGCATCCTGGACGCGCTGGGCTCGCAGGACATTGCCGCGCTGGCGCCCGCGCCCGGCGAGTACCGCTTTGCCAGCCGGCTGCGTGACGGCACGCAGGCGGTGATGGGCAAGCCGGTGGCCGAGGCGATGCTGGCCCGGCTGATGACCTCGCTGGACGACGGCCGCTTCGACGCCCTGGTGCCACTGTGCACCGGCACCGCCCTGCCGCCGATGCAGACCCTGGTCATCGAACCGCAGCAGGTGGTGGACCACCTGACCGTGGCGCTGGCGCAGGGCTGCAAGCGGCTCGGCATCGTGTTGCCGCTGGAAGCCCAGGTGAGCGGCTTCCACCTGATCCAGCCGGTGCCCTGCGAACTGCGCGTCACGCATGCCTCGCCTTATACGGACACAAGCACCGGCCGCTTCGCGCAGGCGGGCGAGACACTGCGCGGCTGCGACCTGGTGGTGATGCACTGCATGGGCTACACCGAAGCCATGCGGGCTGAGGTGGCGCGCCATGCCGGCGCCCCGGTGCTGCTCTCCAACCGCATGGTGGCAAGGCTGCTGGGGCAGGTACTGGCGGGTGCCGCGGCCTGAATCAGGGCAAGAAGCGAACGCATTTTCGGGTAAGGGCGAGCCCGCTGACAGATTGCCCATGACACTGCTGGAGTGGAAGTAACAATGGAAAAGGTGGCGAAGTGGATGGGGCCGCTGGTGCGCGGCATGATGTGGATGAGCGTGGGCGCGGCGGTGATCCCGGGCGCGCAGGCGCAGGAGTGGAAGCCGGTCAAGCCGGTGCGCCTGCTGGTGGGTTTTGCGCCCGGCGGTTCGGCAGATCTGCTGGCGCGCCTGGTGCAGGCCCCGCTGTCGGAAAGCCTGGGGGTGCCGGTGGTGGTCGAGAACGTGCCGGGTGCGGGTGGCAATATCGCCGCCGACAAGCTGGCCAAGGCCCCGGCCGACGGCTACACCATTGGCATGGGCGCCGCCGGCGCGATGGCGGTGACCCACCTGCTCAACCCCAAGGGCACGCCATACAAGGCGGATGATTTCACGCCCATCGCCATGCTGGCCACCCAGCCGAATGTCGTGATCATCAATCCGGCCCTGCCGGTCAAGACCATGGCGGACTTCGTCGCCTACGTCAAAAAGACGCCGCAGGTCACTTACGGCACAGCCGGCGTCGGAACGTCGAATCACCTGATTGCCGAAACCATGCTGCACCGCCTTGGCATCGACATGGTCCATGCGCCGTACAAGGGTGCCACCCCGGTGATCACCGACCTGATGGGCGGGCATATCGCCATGACGGTCGACAACATCACCACCGCGGCGACGCTGGCCAAGACCGGCAAGGTCAAGGCGCTGGCGGTCACCGGCAGCAAGCGCTCGCCCTTGTTGCCGGAGGTGCCGACGCTTGCCGAGAGCGGCCTGAAGGACTTCAACATGCCGACCTGGCAAGGCATCTTCGGGCCGAAGGACCTGCCGAAGGCGATCGTGGTCCGCTACAACCAGGCGCTGCTCAAGGCCCTGGCGAACCCGGAAGTCAGGAAGAAAATGGCTGAATTCGGCTCCGAGCCCGTGGGCGATACACCGGAGCATTTCGCCGGCTTCCTCACCCAGGATCGCAAGCTGTGGGCCGATGTCATCAAGACGGCCAGGATCACGCTAGAGTAATTGCTGACGGGGCTGCCGCTTACGCCCCTCACGCAATTTACAGCTTGACCAGCCGCTCCGGCCGCAACGCGCCTTCGCGCATGCGCGCCACGCCCAGCAGCCGGGCCGGCTCGCCGGCATAGACGCGCGCCAGCGCATCCTCGGCCAGCCCGGTGCCGGCCGGCAGGTCACGCTGGGCAATGCGCTGGCCCTGCAGGAAGCGCGTTGCAGCGGCCTCGTCCAGATGCACCGGCGCACACTTCTGCAGCAAGGCGTCCACAGGTGCCAGCATGGTCGGGCGCTGCGCGTCGTCGTGCTGTTCGATCTGTTCCAGCGTCACCGCGCCGTCCAGCGTCAGGTCGCCCACGGCGATGCGGCGCAGTCCGGTCAAGTGCGCGCCACAGCCCAGCGCTTCGCCGATGTCCTCGGCCAGCGTGCGGATATAGGTGCCCTTGCTGCACGTCACCCGCATCGTGAACGACGGGGCATTGGGCAAGGCGCAGTCCAGCAGCGCAATCGAACGGATGGTGACGCGGCGCGCCGCGCGCTCCACGGTCTGGCCGGCGCGCGCGTATTCATACAGCGGGCGGCCGTCCTTCTTCAGCGCCGAATGCATCGGCGGCACCTGTTCGATCTCGCCGAGGAAGCTTGCCAGCGCCTGCTCCACCGCGGCGCGGTCGCAGGTGACCTCGCGCACGTCGAGCAGTTCGCCTTCGGCGTCGCCCGTGCTCGAGCGCGCGCCCAGCCGCACTACGGCGTCATAGGTCTTGTCCGCTTCCAGCAGGTCTTGCGAAAACTTGGTGGCCTCGCCGAAGCACAGCGGCAGCAGCCCCGTGGCAAGCGGGTCCAGCGTGCCGGTATGGCCTGCCTTGGCCGCGCGCAAGAGGCGCTTGGCGCGCACCAGCGCGTCGTTGGACGACAGGCCCAGCGGCTTGTCGAGCAGCAGCACACCATGGACCTCGCGGCGCGGCAGGCGCGGCGGACGGTTGGCGTTGGAATCGGTCATCGGGAGAAAGCGGGAGGCGGGACGGCGATGCGGCGCGGATGGCGGCAATGTAAATCGTGCGGCCGCGAAACCCATGCCAGGGCGGCATGGGCGCCGGCTTCAGTCGTCTTTCGAACGCGTGGCGTTCGCTTCGTTGATCAGCTTGGACATCTCGATCGCATGTTCGACCGAGGTATCGTGGAAGAAGCGCAGCGTCGGCACGGTATGGATGTGCAGGCGCTTGTACAGCAGCGAGTGCAGGTAGCCGGCCTTTTCGTTCAGGATGGCTTCCGCCTCTGCGGCTTCTGCGCCCAGCACGGTGAAGTACACCTTGGCGTGCGCATAGTCAGGCGTCAGCGCGACCGACTGCAGCGTGACCAGGCCGAGGCGCGGGTCGCGCAGTTCGCGCTGGATCATCTCGGCCAGGTCCTTCTGGATCTGGTCGGAGATGCGGAGATTGCGGGAGGAGATGCTGCCTTTCTTGGCCATTCAATACTGTCTAGTCGAGATGACAACGGCAGGCCGAAGCCTGCCGTTGCTTGCGACGCCTTACAGCGTACGCGCCACCTCTGTGATTTCGTACACCTCGAGCTGGTCGCCTTCCTGAACATCATTGAAGTTCTTGATCGACAGACCGCACTCAAAGCCTTGCTTGACTTCCTTGACGTCGTCCTTGAAGCGCTTGAGCGAATCCAGCTCGCCGTCGTGGATGACCACGTTGTTGCGCAGCACGCGCACCAGCGAGTTGCGCTTGACCAGGCCGTCGGTAACCATACAGCCGGCCACCG harbors:
- a CDS encoding efflux transporter outer membrane subunit — translated: MKQALPPQSPRRATPRTLARRASVLALTAMAAAVLAGCAALGNSHSTQTVADPATMATSQTLPDEHGQWPSQDWVAQFKDPQLSALVDEAVKDNPSLQAAFARVEASRAMADATRSALYPHLEFEGSLLRQRISEKDLFEGTPLAGSWQNQSRLQVGLSYDFDFWGKNRDALEAALSDDRAAEAESQASRLILATSIARNYARLAALYAQRDVAERAIAQRGDLTELSRQRLAAGLDTQVETTQARGTVAASRTDLQRVDEEIALARNQLAALLGKGPDRGLQIQPPVLLAQATPTLPDNLTIGLLGRRPDLVAARWRVEAASKDINVAKKEFLPDVSLTAFAGLAALDPSNLLMSVSRTFGIGPTIRLPIFEGGKLRANLKGKYAGYDIAVANYNQALVDALRETADTMTSIRSVDKQIQTQREALDLAEHAYALATTRYKAGLGTQLTVLNAESNVLQQRRLATDLQARRLDLQMGLMKALGGGYQEPAEGHESAGHDPAQQQHNTQAGARG
- a CDS encoding HlyD family secretion protein, with amino-acid sequence MSNNQQAAGPNTPQHPAQQAPASTNNNGKRKRMLLSLTAAIVVAGIGYGVYWGMYARHFENTDDAYVAGNVVQVTPLVGGTVVSIAADDTQLVTAGQPLIQLDRADSQVALEQAEAQLAQAVREVRTLYVNNGSLAANVALREADVAKARDDLRRRQAIAGSGAVSNEEISHAQSALKGAESALLAAREQLASNKVLTDQTTVEKHPNVQRAAANLRSAYLSFARSAMPAPVTGYVAKRSVQVGQRVAAGAPLMAVVPLDQVWVDANFKEVQITHMRIGQPVTLEADVYGSKVEYQGKVAGFSAGTGSAFSLLPAQNATGNWIKVVQRLPVRIALDPQQLKDHPLRVGLSMTVKVDVRREEGAAMAAAAPAKPMQTDVYEKVAQDADQLIAHIIAANNGGRSTGLPSASAANAKPANT
- a CDS encoding DHA2 family efflux MFS transporter permease subunit, encoding MANSPTAAQSDGSQAPARPVPPLASQQPRPLTGGKLVVGTIALSLATFMNVLDSSIANVSIPAISGDLGVAPNQGTWVITSFAVANAISVPLTGWLTTRFGAVRLFITSILLFVLASWLCGVAPNLETLLAARVLQGAVAGPMIPLSQSLLLSSYPPQKSTMALALWGMTTLVAPIMGPLLGGWISDNMTWPWIFYINVPVGIITAYVTWAIYKDRETPTKVLPIDRIGLALLVIWVGSMQLMLDKGKELDWFHSTEIVVLTLVAIVGFLFFLAWETYEKHPVVDISLFKGRNFSSGVVAISVAYGLFFGNLVILPLWLQTIVGYTATDAGIVMAPVGIFAILLSPVIGRNLPKMDARWVATAAFITFGIVSLMRSGFTTQVDTWTLMVPTLIQGAAMAMFFIPLTSIILSGQPPEKIPAASGLSNFVRITFGGIGASISTTVWENRSALHHAQLVEQVNPYNSAYHDQLSHLMQMGMSQAQAMGVIERNISQQAAMLGANDIFWISGMLFFVLIGFVWLTRPAKGGGGSADAMAAH
- a CDS encoding IclR family transcriptional regulator, with the translated sequence MSILEGVESVLDLFGHHRHEITFNDVLDELGLAKSSASRLLAQMVRYRLLELQPSTRRYRPGALLIRAAQAAAQAHPFDEQCREILATLSEATGFTAYLSMLDGTDTVVLQRLNGSNPVQVLSPPGARRPAFTTAMGRVLLSRLPEPEFSARYGAAGARKLPDAPAGCPATVAELRERVATAGAERSAIAVNEGMPGIGAVATTLADPLSGDVRGLCLSFTAMQVSQAQAQALRATLVQAVAPVGQRIGDPLWLDAASLI
- the pepE gene encoding dipeptidase PepE, translating into MELLLLSNSSSDAGYLVHAQAAIRDLAASRKTACFIPFAGVTRDWDTYETLVRDAFAPVGIAVQSLHRLAEPAAAVRAIEAAELIVVGGGNTFRLLQCLRERGLLAPISAQVRSGAARYIGWSAGANLACPTIRTTNDMPVADPGGLDALALVPFQINPHYFNLVVPGFRGETRDQRLAEFTVLQPDMPVLGLPEGNWVRVSDDRLEMGGAHAARWFRGADIADVQPGALSLPR
- a CDS encoding DUF1177 domain-containing protein, producing the protein MSIKQVIESIELLSAANVDGAAVASLLRSRGLDDVTVTRVEENGLYTDFLACTVPGQNPDAPALGVVGRLGGVGARPAVTGLVSDADGAIVAVASALKLADMAATGDVLAGPVRIHTHICPHAATRPHHPVPMMKSPFAMRTMMSHEVHPRMAAILSVDTTRGNRFVNRRGVALTPVAKEGWLLRLPERMLDLMGWVSGELPMVLPLTTQDITPYENGLWHVNSIMQPAIVTPAPVVGVALTAQTTVPGCATGVTNAFDIDVATRFCIEVAKQFGQGQCDFYDAAEWAELQRRYGSLAHLQTVGTEA
- a CDS encoding AroM family protein translates to MNTPAARQPRVAFVTIGQAPRTDVVPQMIADLGLPATVEEFGILDALGSQDIAALAPAPGEYRFASRLRDGTQAVMGKPVAEAMLARLMTSLDDGRFDALVPLCTGTALPPMQTLVIEPQQVVDHLTVALAQGCKRLGIVLPLEAQVSGFHLIQPVPCELRVTHASPYTDTSTGRFAQAGETLRGCDLVVMHCMGYTEAMRAEVARHAGAPVLLSNRMVARLLGQVLAGAAA
- a CDS encoding Bug family tripartite tricarboxylate transporter substrate binding protein, encoding MEKVAKWMGPLVRGMMWMSVGAAVIPGAQAQEWKPVKPVRLLVGFAPGGSADLLARLVQAPLSESLGVPVVVENVPGAGGNIAADKLAKAPADGYTIGMGAAGAMAVTHLLNPKGTPYKADDFTPIAMLATQPNVVIINPALPVKTMADFVAYVKKTPQVTYGTAGVGTSNHLIAETMLHRLGIDMVHAPYKGATPVITDLMGGHIAMTVDNITTAATLAKTGKVKALAVTGSKRSPLLPEVPTLAESGLKDFNMPTWQGIFGPKDLPKAIVVRYNQALLKALANPEVRKKMAEFGSEPVGDTPEHFAGFLTQDRKLWADVIKTARITLE
- the truB gene encoding tRNA pseudouridine(55) synthase TruB; the protein is MTDSNANRPPRLPRREVHGVLLLDKPLGLSSNDALVRAKRLLRAAKAGHTGTLDPLATGLLPLCFGEATKFSQDLLEADKTYDAVVRLGARSSTGDAEGELLDVREVTCDRAAVEQALASFLGEIEQVPPMHSALKKDGRPLYEYARAGQTVERAARRVTIRSIALLDCALPNAPSFTMRVTCSKGTYIRTLAEDIGEALGCGAHLTGLRRIAVGDLTLDGAVTLEQIEQHDDAQRPTMLAPVDALLQKCAPVHLDEAAATRFLQGQRIAQRDLPAGTGLAEDALARVYAGEPARLLGVARMREGALRPERLVKL
- the rbfA gene encoding 30S ribosome-binding factor RbfA, with translation MAKKGSISSRNLRISDQIQKDLAEMIQRELRDPRLGLVTLQSVALTPDYAHAKVYFTVLGAEAAEAEAILNEKAGYLHSLLYKRLHIHTVPTLRFFHDTSVEHAIEMSKLINEANATRSKDD